A window from Roseburia sp. 499 encodes these proteins:
- a CDS encoding YhgE/Pip domain-containing protein encodes MKNIIKIFLADTRRISKNVVAVVIVMGLCVIPSLYAWFNIFSNWDPYGPDATSNLRVAVVSLDQGSTVSGVELNVGDSVIEGLKSNNTIGWVFTDTEDEAVKGVNNGDYYAALVVPENFTEDMISFLGGDIQHPQIVYYENEKKNAIAPKITGKAKKAVQEQVNSTFVSTLAEGIMEVSNVLSGREGENGSVFDTVTEKLVELKENLQLYSNLLSSFIGITDSASNIMATSQAVLPNLNDIVNNGKNTINSIQDAALNNSGSAESLLDMVSYSFKIVDGALEDLKNAVQSDLNSIDGQLDANSAIGGIQTALPYIRQLFNNAVSGWTDEGTQLKIDEINSSLDTIEADLNKLSASQTELSDTAEALKNNLVQEIITCQNQIQALKDSFEYSVRPNLRSTMNSVQSSLLDVQSMLGGMDGDFSEVEEVLAEYEGVLKDGTAGLEESRAKTEEVIASLDVVVTSLKEFENDEQYQELVDMLKTDPKQLADFISSPVSLETEQIYPIANYGSAMAPFYTILALWVGALILVAIVHVKVLPEKGITNVKPYQQYFGRYIFFFLVGQVQTLITILGEIFYIKIQCPHPFLYWLAAAVSSLVFTIFIYSLTVAFGNIGEALAVVIMVIQVAGAGGTFPIETLPKVYQYTYKYLPFPYGMNAMRECIGGMHGADYLKYIGVMGIYVVISLVIGLLLAIPFRKMNERIERSKEKSDVMI; translated from the coding sequence ATGAAAAACATCATTAAAATCTTTCTTGCAGATACCAGAAGAATCAGTAAAAATGTAGTAGCAGTAGTGATTGTTATGGGGCTTTGTGTCATTCCGTCGCTATATGCCTGGTTTAATATTTTTTCAAATTGGGATCCATATGGTCCGGATGCTACTTCTAATCTGAGGGTTGCAGTGGTCTCTTTAGACCAGGGAAGCACAGTTTCGGGTGTGGAATTAAATGTTGGTGATAGTGTAATTGAAGGATTAAAGAGTAATAATACCATAGGCTGGGTTTTTACCGATACCGAGGATGAAGCGGTTAAAGGAGTAAATAACGGAGATTACTATGCTGCTCTTGTAGTACCTGAGAATTTTACAGAGGATATGATAAGCTTTTTAGGGGGCGATATTCAACATCCTCAAATTGTATATTACGAAAATGAAAAGAAAAATGCAATTGCGCCTAAGATTACCGGAAAAGCAAAGAAGGCGGTACAGGAACAGGTAAATAGTACCTTTGTCAGCACATTGGCAGAAGGAATTATGGAGGTAAGTAATGTATTATCCGGTCGAGAAGGAGAAAACGGAAGCGTATTTGATACTGTTACAGAAAAATTAGTAGAATTAAAGGAAAATCTGCAATTGTATTCTAATTTGCTCAGTTCGTTTATTGGAATTACAGATTCAGCGTCTAATATTATGGCAACCAGTCAGGCGGTGTTGCCTAACCTGAATGATATCGTTAATAATGGGAAAAATACTATTAACAGCATACAGGATGCAGCGTTGAATAATTCGGGTAGTGCAGAGTCACTACTGGATATGGTATCTTACAGTTTTAAAATTGTAGATGGTGCATTAGAGGATTTGAAGAATGCAGTTCAGTCAGATTTAAATTCTATTGATGGGCAATTGGATGCAAATAGTGCGATTGGTGGTATTCAGACGGCACTTCCTTATATACGTCAGTTGTTTAATAATGCGGTATCCGGATGGACGGATGAAGGCACGCAGTTAAAAATTGATGAAATTAATAGTAGTCTGGATACGATTGAAGCAGATTTGAATAAGTTATCTGCCAGTCAGACAGAATTGTCGGATACAGCAGAAGCGTTGAAAAACAATTTAGTACAGGAAATTATTACATGTCAGAATCAAATACAAGCATTAAAAGATAGTTTTGAATATTCCGTAAGACCTAACTTACGTTCTACAATGAATTCCGTTCAGAGTTCACTGTTAGATGTACAGTCTATGTTGGGAGGTATGGATGGTGATTTTAGTGAAGTTGAAGAAGTTTTGGCAGAATATGAAGGAGTACTAAAGGATGGAACAGCAGGACTGGAAGAGTCTAGGGCGAAAACAGAAGAAGTAATTGCCAGTCTGGATGTCGTTGTTACCAGTTTAAAAGAATTTGAAAATGATGAACAGTATCAGGAACTAGTGGATATGTTAAAAACAGACCCAAAACAGCTTGCGGATTTTATTTCATCTCCGGTAAGCCTGGAGACGGAGCAGATATATCCAATTGCTAATTATGGTTCTGCTATGGCACCTTTTTATACAATACTGGCGCTTTGGGTTGGTGCATTAATTTTGGTTGCTATTGTACATGTAAAGGTACTCCCGGAGAAAGGAATTACTAATGTGAAGCCTTACCAACAATATTTTGGAAGATATATTTTCTTCTTCCTAGTGGGACAGGTGCAGACATTAATTACAATATTGGGAGAGATATTCTATATAAAAATACAATGTCCGCATCCGTTTCTATATTGGCTTGCGGCGGCAGTTAGCAGTTTGGTATTTACCATATTCATCTATTCATTGACAGTGGCTTTTGGAAATATCGGAGAAGCGCTTGCAGTGGTCATAATGGTCATTCAGGTAGCAGGAGCCGGAGGAACCTTTCCAATCGAGACCTTACCGAAGGTATATCAGTACACTTACAAATATCTTCCATTTCCGTATGGAATGAATGCTATGCGAGAATGTATCGGAGGAATGCATGGAGCTGATTATTTGAAATATATCGGTGTAATGGGAATATATGTAGTAATCTCTTTGGTGATTGGATTGTTGTTGGCAATTCCATTTAGGAAAATGAACGAAAGAATTGAGCGTAGTAAAGAAAAATCAGATGTTATGATTTAA
- a CDS encoding FeoA family protein produces MMPLTMAKAGEANIIKKVGGKEETRRFLENLGFVIGGLVTVVSEINGNMIVNVKESRVAINKDMANKIMV; encoded by the coding sequence GTGATGCCTTTAACTATGGCGAAAGCAGGAGAAGCTAACATCATTAAAAAAGTTGGTGGAAAAGAAGAGACCAGAAGATTTTTGGAGAATCTTGGATTTGTAATTGGTGGTCTGGTAACTGTTGTATCCGAAATCAACGGAAACATGATTGTAAATGTAAAGGAGTCAAGAGTTGCCATTAATAAAGATATGGCAAATAAAATAATGGTATAA
- the feoB gene encoding ferrous iron transport protein B yields MSVKIALAGNPNCGKTTLFNALTGSNQFVGNWPGVTVEKKEGKLKGYKDVVIMDLPGIYSLSPYTLEEVVARNYLIGERPDAILNIVDGTNIERNLYLSTQLMELGIPVIMAVNMMDIVAKNGDKIKIKKLSEKLGCEVVEISALKGTGIKEAAEKAVKLAESKTAKVPVHSFAPEVESVLASIEDKIGADIPEEQKRFFAIKLLEKDDKISAQMKQVPDVTAEINTIEKEMDDDTESIITNERYTYISSIIKECYTKQNKEKLTISDKIDKIVTNRFLALPIFAAVMFLVYYVSVTTVGAFVTDWTNDTLFGECIIPGAQSFFENIGCADWLTGLIVDGIISGVGAVLGFVPQMLVLFIFLAFLEACGYMARVAFIMDRIFRKFGLSGKSFIPMLIGSGCGVPGVMASRTIENDRDRKMTIMTTTFIPCGAKLPIIALIAGALFDGAWWVSPSAYFVGIAAVICSGVILKKTKMFAGDPAPFVMELPAYHLPTVGNVLRSMWERGWSFIKKAGTIILLSTIVLWFLQGFGWVDGSFGMLEAEQLDNSILASIGSVIAPIFAPLGWGDWKMAVAAVTGLIAKENVVGTFGILFGFGEVAEDGVEIWGQLAGSMTAIAAYSFLVFNLLCAPCFAAMGAIKREMNNAKWFWFAIGYQCVLAYIVSLCVYQVGTWITTGVFGIGTVVALVLIAGFIYLLFRPYKESNTLKVKGMVGAK; encoded by the coding sequence ATGTCAGTAAAGATAGCGTTAGCAGGTAATCCAAACTGCGGAAAAACAACATTATTTAATGCACTGACCGGTTCCAATCAGTTTGTGGGAAACTGGCCGGGAGTAACAGTGGAGAAAAAGGAAGGAAAGTTAAAAGGTTATAAAGATGTGGTTATTATGGACCTTCCGGGAATTTATTCGCTGTCTCCGTATACGTTAGAAGAAGTGGTAGCGCGAAACTATTTAATCGGTGAAAGACCGGATGCGATTTTAAATATTGTGGATGGAACCAATATAGAACGAAATTTATATTTATCTACACAGTTGATGGAACTGGGAATTCCGGTTATCATGGCAGTTAATATGATGGATATTGTTGCGAAGAATGGCGACAAAATAAAGATAAAGAAGCTTAGTGAAAAATTGGGCTGCGAGGTAGTAGAGATTTCTGCTTTAAAAGGAACCGGAATCAAAGAAGCTGCAGAAAAGGCAGTAAAGCTTGCAGAAAGCAAAACAGCAAAGGTACCGGTACATAGCTTTGCGCCGGAAGTGGAAAGCGTTCTTGCTTCTATTGAAGATAAGATTGGAGCAGATATTCCGGAAGAACAGAAACGTTTCTTTGCGATTAAGCTATTAGAGAAGGATGACAAGATTTCTGCACAGATGAAACAGGTTCCTGATGTAACAGCAGAAATCAATACGATTGAAAAAGAAATGGATGATGATACCGAAAGCATCATTACAAATGAGAGATATACTTATATTTCTTCTATTATTAAGGAATGTTATACAAAGCAGAATAAAGAAAAACTGACAATCTCTGATAAGATTGACAAGATTGTAACAAACCGTTTTCTGGCGCTTCCAATTTTTGCGGCTGTAATGTTTCTTGTATATTATGTTTCCGTAACAACGGTTGGCGCATTTGTTACAGACTGGACCAATGATACGTTGTTTGGTGAATGTATTATTCCGGGAGCACAGTCCTTCTTTGAAAATATCGGATGTGCAGATTGGTTAACAGGACTTATTGTAGACGGTATTATTTCCGGTGTAGGAGCAGTTCTTGGATTTGTTCCTCAGATGCTGGTATTGTTTATCTTCCTTGCTTTCTTAGAGGCTTGTGGATATATGGCAAGAGTTGCATTTATCATGGACAGAATCTTCCGTAAGTTTGGTCTTTCCGGAAAATCTTTTATTCCAATGTTAATCGGAAGCGGATGTGGTGTTCCGGGAGTTATGGCAAGCCGTACTATTGAAAATGACAGAGATCGTAAGATGACAATTATGACTACTACATTTATTCCGTGTGGAGCGAAATTACCAATTATCGCTTTGATTGCAGGTGCATTATTTGATGGCGCATGGTGGGTATCTCCAAGTGCTTACTTCGTAGGAATTGCAGCAGTTATCTGTTCTGGTGTTATTTTAAAGAAAACTAAAATGTTTGCAGGAGATCCGGCGCCATTCGTTATGGAACTTCCGGCATATCATCTTCCTACTGTTGGAAATGTATTAAGAAGCATGTGGGAGCGCGGATGGTCCTTTATTAAGAAGGCAGGAACTATCATTCTTCTGTCTACTATTGTACTTTGGTTCTTACAAGGATTCGGATGGGTAGACGGTTCCTTCGGAATGTTAGAGGCGGAACAGTTAGATAATAGTATTTTGGCAAGTATCGGAAGTGTAATTGCACCAATTTTTGCACCACTCGGATGGGGAGATTGGAAAATGGCAGTTGCAGCCGTAACAGGATTGATTGCAAAGGAAAACGTAGTTGGTACATTTGGTATTCTCTTTGGATTCGGCGAAGTAGCGGAAGATGGAGTAGAGATTTGGGGACAGTTGGCAGGAAGCATGACAGCAATAGCAGCATATTCCTTCTTGGTATTTAACCTGTTGTGTGCACCTTGCTTTGCAGCAATGGGAGCAATTAAGAGAGAAATGAACAATGCAAAATGGTTCTGGTTCGCTATTGGATATCAGTGTGTTTTGGCATATATTGTTTCCTTGTGTGTATATCAGGTTGGAACATGGATTACAACAGGCGTGTTTGGAATAGGAACAGTTGTAGCACTTGTTCTTATCGCGGGATTTATTTATCTGCTGTTCCGTCCTTATAAGGAGAGTAACACATTAAAAGTAAAAGGTATGGTTGGAGCAAAATAA
- a CDS encoding FeoA family protein — protein sequence MTLKEIACGKTVKVRKLNGDGPVKRRIMDMGITKGVEVFVRKVAPLGDPVEVTVRGYELSLRKADAEMIEVE from the coding sequence ATGACATTAAAAGAGATTGCGTGCGGAAAAACAGTAAAAGTCCGCAAGCTCAATGGAGATGGTCCGGTAAAACGTCGGATTATGGACATGGGGATTACAAAGGGAGTAGAAGTGTTTGTGAGAAAGGTAGCTCCTCTGGGAGATCCTGTAGAGGTTACAGTAAGAGGATACGAATTGTCTCTGCGGAAAGCTGATGCAGAAATGATAGAGGTAGAATAG
- a CDS encoding transcriptional repressor, protein MKTQMQKEMILEKLKENGCRITRQRKLILDIILEEDCNCCKEIFYKASKKDECIGAATVYRMVNMLEEIGAISRKNMYKVAYSPNCLLENACTVVLDDESSYNLSAKEWNEVIRRGLNACGYLKDQGIESVTIAGCECEEKTC, encoded by the coding sequence ATGAAAACACAGATGCAGAAAGAAATGATACTGGAAAAATTAAAAGAAAACGGATGTAGAATTACCAGGCAGCGAAAATTGATTCTGGATATTATTTTAGAGGAAGATTGTAACTGCTGTAAGGAAATTTTTTATAAGGCATCCAAAAAAGATGAGTGTATTGGCGCAGCGACCGTGTATCGTATGGTAAATATGTTGGAAGAAATTGGTGCCATTAGCAGGAAAAATATGTATAAAGTAGCATATTCCCCGAACTGTCTTTTAGAAAATGCTTGTACCGTAGTTTTGGATGATGAAAGTAGCTATAATCTTTCTGCAAAAGAGTGGAATGAGGTTATTCGCAGAGGATTAAATGCTTGCGGATACCTAAAAGACCAAGGCATAGAATCCGTTACAATAGCTGGATGTGAGTGCGAAGAAAAGACATGTTAG
- a CDS encoding metal-dependent transcriptional regulator, with protein MKTNESAENYLETILILSHKLPVVRSIDIATELGFKKSSVSVAMKHLREKEHITVSEAGFITLTDTGREIAEMIYERHNTLTNMLVTLGVAPEVAAEDACRIEHVISTESFAAIKNHFNSKKNQML; from the coding sequence ATGAAAACAAATGAATCAGCCGAAAACTATTTAGAAACGATTTTAATTCTAAGCCATAAGTTACCTGTGGTACGTTCTATTGACATTGCTACAGAGCTCGGATTTAAAAAATCCAGTGTTAGTGTTGCCATGAAACATTTACGGGAAAAGGAACATATTACAGTTTCAGAAGCTGGCTTTATTACTCTGACCGATACCGGAAGAGAAATTGCAGAAATGATTTATGAACGTCACAACACTCTCACCAATATGCTGGTAACATTGGGCGTAGCACCGGAAGTTGCTGCTGAAGACGCTTGCCGAATCGAACATGTCATCAGCACAGAGAGCTTTGCCGCTATCAAAAACCATTTTAACAGTAAAAAAAATCAGATGTTATGA